TTGGCACTCTTGGCTTTGCAATCCGAGTGTGTACCTAAACGTGTCTTAATCGTGTACTTTTTGTCAGTTTAAATGTTTGCTAGCTCGCAAACTTTATAGATTTCGTGTGTATTTCTGTTCGTGAGTGTTGGCAACATTTGCCCAACATTATTGTACGAAACTCGTGATGCTTTTAATGCagccttgcttttcaaaaaaataaataaaacataaATAATGAAATAGTATTATCTTCAATGAATGGTTGTTTTAGAAGGGTCACATAATGGACAACATAGAGGTTAACGGGTTTGACTGGCTTCATGCAAGATTCCAAAGAAAGAAATGCATCTGGAATGAATGGCTTATTGTCAGGCCCGGCCCGTAAGGGGAGCAAAGTGTGCAATTGCTCCGGGCCCAATATTTTTGGtacatattattttttatatattaaaaatagccAAAATAAAATAATGTCCGAAGCCCAAGGAGGAATAAGCCCAACATTTATTATTTTTCAACAAACGCCCAAGACTTTTGTTTATAGGGTATTTGTAGTATCAATCACCCACCGATGTGGGATGAAATTGAATTAGCAAAGAGTTCCAAACGTGTCATTTACATGTGCATTAATGAGAAATTTAGTATTTAGTATTTCCAAATATGTGAACTACGTAGTACAATATGAAAACAAAACTGGTAAAAAGTTACATATGAATGATGTGGTAGTTGAGATTTGTATAATTATGCATGGATTAAATTTATGTCCACAAAAGTAGAAAACCAACTGATAATATACATAGTAATTGAAAATGACTTGAATATATGTTTCACTAATTAGCTTGTTCACAAACTGGTGGGATACACAAGCAAACTAACAAACTGGAAATTAATTTTAAATGAAAAAAATAACATACTTCACACATAATATGATGAGAAGACATATGATACATCTGGAAATGGATACATAAAATGCTCTAAAAAAGTGATTTCCTTCAAAACTAAGAAGAGATATAAGATCAAGCTTAAAACTTCTTGTTCAAAGTTCTAAAATGATTAGAAGACATACGATAGAAAGTCCATTCACACGCATTATTTTTCTATAGGGGCCATTTTTTTCCGACCCGCTCAGGGCACCAGAAAACACAGGACCGGCCCTGCTTATTGTAATCCTTGTAATTTTtacatttttctttttatatttcttCTTTTAATATTTTGATTTGTTTTGATAAAATTACAGTCGTTCGGAAAAAAAAAACACAAATAATTTGGGAAGCATAAGAAATTTAATCTTATCTTTTATGGCCCAACGCAACCTAGCTGATTCTACAGCCGgttaatttgtatttaaatttgATTAAATTCTACGAAACAATTATAACAATTCATGTTTTATTATTTACAATaactgaataaaaaaaatatttgcaATAATATAGTAGCGTGAGGCTCCAGAATTCTCGATCCAATAACTAAGAACATAGATACCATAGATCAGCTGATATTCGACACTATACTAGAAATAAGCTTTCAAAAACGAATTTTTTAAGTGAAGATAGTAATTTTGAAAAGTATATAAGGGTATCTTGTACTTAGAAAAATTATTTAATATCCTCCATAATCTAAGTTtttctattaattttataaaagtatataaGGGTATCTTGTACTTAGAAAAATTATTTAATATCCTCCATAATCTAAGTTTTTCTATTAATTTTATAGAATTAAAAAAGTCTCATGATATCGGTTATTCAAAACCAAATATTTTACGCAACACATCAAAACATCTTCTCTTAATTTGTGTTTCTTATACATTATTTTCTACCAAATTTTATTATTTAACTATATAGGGTACCGTTACCGTTATTGCTTTGGCGAATCTCTGTAGATTAAGTATTATCATATGAGCAagtaattatataaaaaataattataaagtacaattatattttattttttagaaATGCAAGAATTATCATTACTAACGGTAACGGTACCCTATATATGATggtcattagtaaatataattataggAATTACTAAATATAAAgtacaattatatatgtatatgatattactaaatataattataGGAATTAGATTTATGATGGTCTTTAGAATTCGCATATAGTATGTGACACatttaattttgaatttttaatccACCATTTCTACTGCTTTATAGTCGCATACGAAATTAAACAACTATAATAATTTCTTTTAAATACATTAATCATCTCAATAtccaaaaaaatattaaaattttttttgcATAACCCATCTTCAACAAAAGGGAAATGATATTTACACCATCCAAATTACCTTTTCCACAAAAAACATGTATTATTGAGTTGTACAGTACAACCTATTAATGCACAGTTTGTGGTGAAAGGAGTAATTTGTATGATAGAAATATCAATTCCCCAAAATACATTCATTCACTACAAAATACGTCTCCATTTGAAACTACAATATAACTGCATTTCTTATTTGATTGGAACTTAGATTAGTTTCAACTTGATTATTAATAGTGGTTTTTATGTTTGATTTTAGTTTTCAAAAAAGTACAACAATATTGCAACTGTTAAGGCctattacctttttttttttttttttttgtgaacgagcacattggctcccccataaaaGGTAAAATCTCGGGTAATTAAGTCCCTCGAGTGTGAGATTAGGTaccaggtgaattgcgcattatgcgcaccctctagtcacactctttttttgaacaatttgacatagtCAGGAATTGAACCCGAGTGATGTGCTTAATTGGACAACTCAGTGGCCATTATTAAATGATATTTTGTGGGCATCTATCTAATCTGATTGTTATTTAAGAGAAAATGATTTCCAACAATAATTTTCGTGAGTCTTCATACAAATTAAAAAGTTAAATAGAAAAAAATAGAGTATCTTAAATATTTCTAAAAGTACTAGACTTTCATTAAATAGTTTTTGAAACTACTATACTCACTTTAAAAAACTCCTTCAAAAACAAAACTTATTTTTCTGCGAGCATTCGGACATGTTCTCGATGTGATTAAAAAATCGAGATCAGAGCCGTGTTAAACACATAGCTCCTTTAGTATACTCACTATCAATTTACGGAGTAATTTACTATTTTTTCTAGAAAGAAAATCTACAAACTTCAATACCAAACGTTTTccacaaatacataaatattattgaCTCCTAGATTTAAACTCATAACTTAATAATTATAGTCTTAACAGTCAAATTTAATTATTTCACAAAATTCTTAAGTAATCTAGTTTTATTCTACTCTAAGAAAATTATTTCAATTTATCTTTGGATAAGAAAGTCACTTAAACTCTCATGTTTAACGAAAATTTGAATTCGTTATTCTCCCAGTTCCAAAAAAATGTCCACCTAATTATTTTTTTgtctactaaaaattatcatttactcaaaataacaataaatatcaattggaagcTCCAATTATATTTTCTGATTAGAAAGGTGAAATTCGATATAGAAAGAATTATAACTTTTTTTAGTTGATGACTCCTTATAACGAATTCATTTAGATAAGCCAACTCATTGAATAAATGATAAAGTAGACAATCACTTAGTAgtaaatattgattgctaattattatttatagtttttttttttaaaaaataaattatttacactacaagaaaaatgattATTTGTGGTAATCTTTTAGTGACAACTCATTATTTGTTCATTAATAATTCTCTCTGTTGCCATTAAAAAGTCGTCACTAAATTTGATCACTATACGATATTAGTGACAAGACAGATCAATTTTACATAATTGATCTATAGTAATGCTTTGTGACGGATACATAGTAACGAGAAGTGATCAATTTATTTTGGTCACATAATTTGGCTTAGTggtcaattagtattattattaacgaaTACCCGTGTTACTTAAAATCTTTTTTCTTGAAatgttatattttaataattattaattattagtattaatatcaataatccGCCTTAtaaactactactaataataaaatcaAAGTGTAAAATATATACTACAAAACAACTTAAGCAAAATGTTGACCCTTTTTACCCCCAAAGTAGATAGTATGTACAGTAAATAACAATTTATTAACTAGGATGATGGTAGACTTACATTTACCAAAATGTTTGatcgtttcatcaacaaatctattaCACTCGTCAAGTTTAGAAACATCTGCCGGTATCACAACTACATCCGGTGAACCCATTGCTTTAGCAGTTTCAGCTACCACTTGAAGTTCTTTCTTTCTTCTAGCAACTAACGCTAAACATGCCCCTTCTTTCGCAAACTCAATAGCCAAATGCTTAAACAAATGCCAATTAAAGATTCTTAAAATCATCTGTACGTATATTTCAACTAACATTTGAATAATTTTGATATTACTAGCTAGACCAAGTTAATGTTACCTCACCGATACCGGATGAAGCTCCGGTAATAAGTATAACTTTCCCTGCAATATCTTCCGGATACGCCTTTTTGAACCAAAACCTTAACAGATTGAGAAACCAAAATAAAGGCACCAAGACCATAAATAAGATGGCCGATAAAACAGGAAAAACGACGTTTAAAATCTTGTGAATGGTCTCCATATTCGCTTCTATTAATCAAACAACGGTTGTGTTACAAGTTTATGCAAATATAAATGGATATATGACTTATTAATCCAACAAAATTTGTTGGTGGTTATTAATAAGTAACATTGCAAATGGCATGCCCTTGATTCATGGCAAAAGTTGAATATGTGACAAATATTATTTTTTTACATAAATTTTTGAAAACTGAAAAGAAAAACCAACACTATATTCCCTTATGTGGTGTTATGGTTTAAAACAATAGATCCATGGGTGCAATAAATAGATAGTCGGAGTAGATTAGATATACCTTGACAACAAGTTATAAACAATGTTACGCAAAATTGCGATAATTAGTTAATAGTCGTAATCAAGCGAGTCCATAGAAAAAATTATGATCAATGTTCACGTAATGTTGAAGTACCCTACGATATTGAGTGCAACCAAAACGATCTTGATAGGGACGATATATTTCATCATTTATTTCGATAGATATAGCACAATCCAACTAATTGtacaataataattatttaaagatAATGTCATGGTACGCAGTTGGTGTTAACAGGACACTAGCTGTAGTTAATATATGCAAAATGTCAATATTATGGCTTCCCGAAATCGTGGGAAGTACATATATTGAATGGAATCATGTGATCATGCATATGCGTATTTGACCCGAGTACCCGACCTTTTGTAACACATATCGATATGGTAAAGGTGACAAATTTGGTTACTTTTATCGAAGATAATAAgaaccttttttttttttcttattttattaaGGGCGAACACATAGTTAGAAACTTTTACCTATTTTTTTAATAACCCTAATTTCTAATGGTTAAGAAGGTAGAAATATCTAGAAAGTGATTAGATTCTACAAATCGGTAGGACTTTTTCTTTACCTAAACCATTGGCTTGAACACGAATAAATGCATGATTTCTATATAGTATCATGACCTTTCCCAATCAAAACCAAAAATGTGTTTCATCTacattaattttatttatttaataatttagctataaattatattatttacatgtatattattatattatttatatctatattattatataatttaattattatatttggaGTATTATATATGAGCTtaacggctctagttattgagtcgacatcaagcgtcgatttattgatgAATTGACTGACTTTTAGAGCCTAAAGTAAAGCTCATGCcgaatttaaaacccatggaaatttgattttaccattttcacggcgtctcaattttattttattttttttattttttttcctacttattggcctgaggtccactcggaagcaataatagagagagggatgaatttctctacttttgagagtgtttttcatTCTGGGAGGgttaatgacttgtttttattctcggataaaggaaagattgtctacatctcatatCCCCATACAGCACTCATGtactattgagttttgttgttgttgttgttgttatattatATATGAGCTCATGAATTTGGAAAATATGAACGATGAAAGTGCATTTTGTTAGAATGTATCAACAGAGCAAAGCCCACTGGCCTTTGTTTATCTTTATTTATAATCTTCTTATTTCTTATGCCCATTGGGCTATGTGGATATTTCAGTATACTTTATCAATTGTTTATTAAGATGCACATTATGATAATTCATTACTTATCTTCTGTTAATCAGACAAGTACGATTAAAGTATATAAAACAACAGTACATGACATATCGATCTTTCTTCAAAAGACTTGAGCTAAATTCAAGTTAGGGATTCTATTTTTCTTCGACGAAATCTTCGGCCAAGAAATGAACAAAAAGGTCATAATCCGGTTGAAAATCTCGGGACACAACATCTTCCACAAGAATATCGTCTTCATCCAAGAAGGAACTGTACAAGTTTTATCTCCGCGTTTAATGCAGCTCATAATTTCTTTGGCGCACATTTCAGGTGTTAGTCTCGGTATCCACCACGCGCATCCCTAGCAGTGGAGAGCAAAATGAGAAATCGaatgaaaattaaaattacaaaatctGGTCTAATGAATTGTATTTATATCAGAGGTTAAGTTGACTCGATAGTGCTTGGCCCAACATGATTGAGCCGAGCTCACTTGAACCAATTTTACACTATACTAGAGAGGCAACTGAACCTCTAATAATTTAGTGTACCTCTCGTAACCATTTCTCGTTGCTTAACCTTGTTTCGACTATTCCAGGAGTTACTATCGTTATGTTAATAGCAGAATCAACCTCGATTTTCAATGTTTCGAAGAAACTTAACAATGCAGCTTTACTTGCCTGTTTTATGAAATTTGTAAATTATTACTCAACGATACATGAATTTAAATATATAAGTAAACATTGATCGAATTGAATGTTTGGATTTACTCACATTATAGATGCTTACTCTTGGAGACGCAAACCAACTCCCACAAGAACAAATCACAATTATTTTTCCTTTGTTCTTCTTTAAATGCGGAAGTGCAAAATGTGTGGTATAAACTGATCCCCAAAAGTTTATGTCCTgaattacaaataaatatatttatacgaaaCTTACGTCTATCTTGCAATTTATTTATCTTTTATTATATAcagtattattttattttatttttgtaatatgCTAACTCCTTAGAttcattaattaataattaaattattattatattttctttTAACCTCCGGTCAACGATTTATTGATGACTTAACTGTCGCCTAGAACCTAAATTGAACTTCAGACgggtttaaaacccatgaaaatttaatTCTacgattttcatggcgtctcacactttttccttttcattttttttaacctttttaaTATACTTATTGTCCAGAGGTCCATGACGAAGCAATCTCTCAATCCATAAAACATTGAGAGAGAAGATTTTTTCTACTCTTGAAATGTTTCGCTATGGGTAGAAAAATGACTTCTACTCGAATCATATGTTTCGCTAGGCTGTAATTTTTTTTTAATCCGGACTGGGCGGGCACCCCCTCCGGGTATAACTAAGTATCGGCCCTAACCATATGTTCAAGCTCGAGCTTATTTAAATTCGGCTCGAATCATACTCTTAACGACTCGAACTCGAGTACCTCAACTCATTTACAGACTAGTGAGTACCTTGTATCTATCTAAGTACGCTTGTTCGCTTAACAACTTTTACTCAACGAAGTTCGTAAAACAAAAACACTTTAGAGACATTACCATAACCGGGACATTATCGGATACACGAGCTTCGTTTTCAAATAAACCAAACGATGCAATGGCAGCATTGTTTACAAGGTAATCCACTGTCACAAGATCAAAGATCAACATTCATTTTTAGCTTGTTCATGGGGATTTTTCAAAAGTTAGAGTGCATTTAATAAAACATAAGTGATTTAAATATTTTGATAATCACCCTGAATGAACATTCTCTTTTTATGGTAATAAGAGAATGTTACTATGAGTTTGGATAATTCGGCTCCCAAAAAATAATCATGCTACATTTGTAAGTGCTAAACAAAAAAGGTAAAATGCTGAATAATTCAACATTTTATTTGATCAACACTAATAAAAAACACtcttagttaaaaaaaaaaaagtatgccATAGGACAATTTTTTTGTTTTCGACGAGGAAAATTAGTTACTACCAATAAACATGAAGATGATGGACTTACATTTACCAAAATGATTTATAGTTTGATCAATAAACATACTACAATCTTCAAGTTTTGATACATCGGCGGGTATCACAATCACGTCGGGTGATCCCATTGCCTTAGCACATTCGGCTACCGAACGAAGTTGTTCCTCTCGTCTAGCAACTAATGCCAAACACGCCCCTGCTTTAGCGAACTCCATTGCCATATGCTTTAATAAATTATAACAATACGATTATAAGCATATCCTCGACGACAATCATTACAAACACGTATAAATTTAATATATGAATTAATGGTACCTCGCCAATGCCCGCTGACGCTCCAGTTATTAGCATAACTTTTCCCGCAAGCGATTCAGGATACGAAGACTTGTAGGAAACCCTCAGGAGATTATATAACCAAAATGTGGGAACCCATATGAGAAACATAAAGATTGAATTAACAAGATAAATGACATTTAAAACATTGTATATGATATCCATGGCCATTGTTAGTAAACTAtataaaaatgaacatataaattGAGATGAGATTTATTAAATCAACAAGAAATAAAGAAGTATAGGTAGTAAATAACTATTGTCCATGTTATTCCCATGATACATGACAAAAATTGAATACGTGAGGACTCTTGTTTTTCTATTTTCATGTAATCGTATGAAAGTACTAAAACACCCCCATGTGATTGTTGTACTCTTTAAAGTTGTGAACAACCCCACCAATCATTCGAGGTAAAGTGCATTTTCAATGCTAAGTCGAATCATCATTCTATTTTCGGTTTTAAAAGTTATAATATGTTTATTTTTCATTGAGATTTTAAGGTtgcaatgtaaatacataaatgatatagtcACACCATCTCACTATAAGTGTCTACTAATATTTTTTAAAAGTCTTTATTTTCAAACATGTTTTATGATATTAGTGATTTTATTGTGATCTAATAAATCATTTTAGTGATTTGGATTTACTAAGTTGAAAGTGGTAGTTATCTTACTCTATAATGGATTCGGGGAGTGTGGagtatacgtctgttaaaaggttAATGAGATAGTGTCGAGAGATTGGTTTGTTTCTTTTTTGAACAGCAGTTCGGGATCACCCATGAAGACTTAACCTCCCACGCGTTCATTTTCGCAGTTGCATAACGCGCCCCCAACTGCTGCCCAAGAGGAAACTCGGCCCAATCCGATGGCATGGGCGGTAATACCCCCTCCCCCACTACCCCCGCAACGCAATGTGCGGAAGACATCATTGGGTGGAATTTAAGGGGTAAAGGGCAACCTTGTATGCATTGCTGCACCCCATGAGAATCGAACTCTTGACCTCTCGCTAAAAGAGGCAGACCACTACCACGGGGAGCTAAAAAAAAAGGTTAGAGATTGGTTTGTGTAATGCAAAAACCATTACTTAGTTGAACTAAACAGGATGCGCCGCATCCTTAAGTGATGCGCCGCATCGTGTGATCACCGGGAGATATGAAATGGACAGTGGAATATGAATGCGCCGTTTATAAACATGATGTGCCGCATTAGTGCAGATTCTTAGGTCAAAAGAGGGAGATGTGCCGCATCTCTGACGGGCCTGTAGTAGAAAGGTGCAATCTTTGACTAATCATTTACAACGCCCATTCACAAATGGTTGCATTATGAACCTGGACATTTTGGCACAATTTTTTTTTCACATTTTAAGGTTATGGTAACACCATTTCAATAGTACCAATTATCACGAGTTGTGTCATCTGCTCATGACCACTTGAATGTAAATCAAATATCATAAAAGCCCATATAATTATCCAAATTGTTGGTATGGCGACAATAGTTCTTTTAGTCGTTAAAGCCATTAACGTGTTTACCCGACATTCAACATTTCAATTTTGAGGAATCTAACAAGTTACAGTTATAGTAAATAATTTCCGGTACCACCATCCATTTGATACTTGAGGTCACTAACATTATTTCGGTACCAACATCATTTTAGGCGAATCAAAACCCACCTTGGTAAGCAAAAGGAAAACCCACCTTGTCGTCATCTTCAACCCGTGATTTCAGTCTTAAGGTTTGGGTTTTAGTTTGAGTTTGGTGATTTGGGTCTGAATCGAATCAAATTCGATTTGTGATAGTGTAAGGATATGTACGGAGCTTTTGTCCGTGTTTTGttatttatatttagtttttaatttGAGATGTATACAATCATGTTTAATTTTGTGTTTAAAAGGAAGAAGAAGACGACTCACCTATTAGACCATAGATATTGGTGATTGTGATGTGCAGTGGTGGAGATGCACTTTTTGGGGAAAAATTGTGACTGGGCCATGACATTTTGGGGGGAGTTGTAATGGGGGGCTTTTGTCATGGCAAGACTGTGACGtggcattttctttttctttttttttaattgtttttaaattattttttattttgtttaatacaaaatataaaataaattagacaaaagtacattaattattaaaaaaaaaaaacattacaattaaaaaaaatacacgaaaaaaaaaacattacaatacaTTATTAAAAAAAACAC
This window of the Rutidosis leptorrhynchoides isolate AG116_Rl617_1_P2 chromosome 7, CSIRO_AGI_Rlap_v1, whole genome shotgun sequence genome carries:
- the LOC139859001 gene encoding 11-beta-hydroxysteroid dehydrogenase-like 3 — encoded protein: MDIIYNVLNVIYLVNSIFMFLIWVPTFWLYNLLRVSYKSSYPESLAGKVMLITGASAGIGEHMAMEFAKAGACLALVARREEQLRSVAECAKAMGSPDVIVIPADVSKLEDCSMFIDQTINHFGKLDYLVNNAAIASFGLFENEARVSDNVPVMDINFWGSVYTTHFALPHLKKNKGKIIVICSCGSWFASPRVSIYNASKAALLSFFETLKIEVDSAINITIVTPGIVETRLSNEKWLREGCAWWIPRLTPEMCAKEIMSCIKRGDKTCTVPSWMKTIFLWKMLCPEIFNRIMTFLFISWPKISSKKNRIPNLNLAQVF